In Streptomyces rapamycinicus NRRL 5491, the genomic stretch TCGTACCAGCGCATCCAGGCTCTTCGCGCAGTTGGAGAGGTACCCATGACCGCGGTGTCCGGTGATTCCGTGCTGCCCGGGTTCCGGTCCCCCGTCCGTCTGCCGAGGGGGAGCGGACGACGCATCCCCCTGCGCCTTCAGTCCTTCCGTGATTCCTACCTTGGAGGCACAGTCATGGGCTCCTATGCCCTTCCCAGACCCGCTATCCGCCGGAAGATCCGCGGCCTGCTGTTGGCGCTGGTCGTCGGCGTCGTCGCCGCACTGGTCGCGCCGCCGACCGCACACGCCGCCGAGAACACGCTCGGCGCCGCGGCGGCGCAGAGCGGCCGCTACTTCGGCGCCGCCATCGCCTCGGGCAGGCTGGGCGACTCGGCGTACACGACGATCGCGGGCCGTGAGTTCAACTCGGTGACGGCCGAGAACGAGATGAAGATCGACGCCACCGAACCGCAGCGCGGCCAGTTCAACTTCACCGCCGGTGACCGCGTCTACAACTGGGCGGTGCAGAACGGCAAGCAGGTGCGCGGCCACACCCTGGCCTGGCACTCCCAGCAGCCCGGCTGGATGCAGAGCCTCAGCGGCAGCACGCTGCGCCAGGCGATGATCAATCACATCAACGGCGTGATGGCCCACTACAAGGGCAAGATCGCACAGTGGGACGTGGTGAACGAGGCCTTTGCCGACGGCAGTTCGGGAGCCCGGCGCGACTCCAACCTGCAGCGCACCGGCAACGACTGGATCGAGGTCGCCTTCCGCACCGCGCGCGCCGCCGACCCGGCGGCCAAGCTCTGCTACAACGACTACAACATCGAGAACTGGACCTGGGCCAAGACCCAGGCCGTGTACTCCATGGTCCGGGACTTCAAGCAGCGCGGCGTGCCGATCGACTGCGTCGGCTTCCAGTCGCACTTCAACAACGGAAGCCCCTACAACAGCAACTTCCGCACCACCCTGCAGAACTTCGCCGCCCTCGGCGTCGACGTGGCCATCACCGAACTCGACATCCAGGGCGCCCCGGCCGCGACCTACGCCAACGTCACCAACGACTGCCTGGCAGTCCCGCGCTGCCTCGGCATCACCGTCTGGGGTGTGCGCGACACCGATTCCTGGCGATCGGAGCAGACGCCGCTGCTGTTCAACGGTGACGGCAGCAAGAAGCCCGCCTACTCCGCCGTCCTCAACGCACTCAACGGCGGCTCCACCACGCCCCCTGCGGATTCCGGACAGATCAAGGGCGTCGATTCGGGCCGCTGCCTGGACGTGCCCGGCACCAGCACCACCGACGGCACCCAGCTCCACCTGTGGGACTGCCACAACGGCACCAACCAGCAGTGGACGTACACCGACGCCGGCGAGCTCAGGGTCTACGGCAACAAGTGCCTGGACGCCGCCGGTACCGGCAACGGCTCCAAAGTCCAGATCTACAGCTGCTGGGGCGGTGACAACCAGAAATGGCGCCTCAACTCCGACGGATCCATCGTCGGTGTCCAGTCCGGCCTCTGCCTCGACGCCGTCGCAGGAGGCACCGCCAACGGCACCCTGATCCAGCTCTACACCTGCTCGAACGACAGCAACCAACGCTGGACCCGCACCTGATGGGACATGCCACAAACCAAAGGGTGAATCGCTGAAGACCTACGGTGCCCGCACCTGGAGTGGAGCCAGGATGATCCTGGCTCCACTCCGTCGACGTGGCCGCCGTGGGGCCGGATTTCGAAGATTCCACCGTTACCACTGACTGATGCCCAGCGACTACGTCAACGTCACCGTCGGGGTGCGGACCACGTACGTCCGTGGCATGGCCACCGAAAGCCCATCGGTGCTGGATGATCTGGCGCGGCTGCGGCCGCTCGTCACCCGGCCGCTCGTGGCGTCCCACGCCTTTCGTACCGCTTCCGCGATCGGCGAGGCCTTGGCGGCCGGAGCCGACCTGGTGGGGATGGCGCGCGCACTCATCGCCGATCCGGACCTGCCGCGCAAGGTGCTCACCGGACGTGCGGCGGAGGTCCGGCCCTGCGTGGCCTGCAACGAGGACTGCCGGACGTTCGACCCGGTGCTGCTGTGTGTGGTCAACCCGGACCTCGCGCCGCCCGGCGAACCGCGTCGGCCCGCCGCACCGCTGGTGCGCGCGTGGGACCAGGAACGCGTCACCGGACAGCGCGTGGCCGTCGTGGGGGCGGGACCGGCGGGCCTGGAGTGCGCGCTGAGTCTCGCCCGCGCCGGGGTGGCGGATGTCGTCCTCTTCGAGGCCGCCGACCGGCTGGGCGGACAGCTCGCCACGGCGGCTCTGGCACCCCACCGCACCGGTTGGGCCGCGCTGCTCGGCTTCTACGAACGGGGGCTGTCCGCCGCGGGTGTCGACGTACGTCTGGGGCGGACCGCGGGGCCGGGCGCCGAACTCGAAGGATTCGACGCCGTGGTGCTGGCCACGGGCGCGGTGGAGACATCGCCGCTACTGGAGACTGGGGCCATGGCCTCGTCGGTCGCGCTGGCGCGGGGAGTTCCGTCGCTGGCCGGTGCCGCGCAGGTGCTCGTGGCCGATGACGGGTTCGGCTGGTGGCCGGGGTGCGACGTCGTGGAACTGGCCGTAGCCGCGGGGGTTCCCCGCATCACCTTCGTCACGCCGGGAACGGCCTTCGCCGGGGCGATCCCGCCCGAGAGCCGCGTCCAATTGCTGGAACGTCTTTCGGGCACCTGCGAACTTGAGATCCTGCCGTTGTGCACGGCGACCGGCATCGGGCCCGAGGGCGTCACCGTCGCCCACCGCATCTCCGGAGGGACCACCACTGTGCCTGCGGACGGTGTCGTCGTGGTGGGGGAGAGGCGCCCGCGCTCCGCCCTGGACTGCGCCGCCCCCCTGGTGCTGACGGTTGGCGACGCCGTGGTGCCGCGACTTGTGGCGCACGCGATCGCCGTGGGACGGGAGGCCGCCGTCAGAATCGCCACTGGGAACTGCCGAGCCGCACGCGCGGCCTGATCCTCGCCGGCCACGCCTCATGACGCCCGTCGCGGTGGTACCGGCATGATGCGGACTGGACGGGAGGTCCGGGTCAGGACATACCCGGCCGGCAGCGTCAGCCCGGACGACTTCGAGGTGGTCCGGGTCCCTGTGCCCCGGCCCCTTCGCGCCGGGTGATGCCGTGTGGCACGCCCAGGGCTGGCGCGAGTACGCCGTCGTGGACGCGGGGGCCGAGCAGCTCAGCGGACTCGGCACCCTGACACGCCTGGACGTCGGCGCATGCGAGCCGCAGTGGTATCTCGGCCCGCTGGGCGGTATGGGATTGACGGCCTATGCCGG encodes the following:
- a CDS encoding endo-1,4-beta-xylanase, which translates into the protein MGSYALPRPAIRRKIRGLLLALVVGVVAALVAPPTAHAAENTLGAAAAQSGRYFGAAIASGRLGDSAYTTIAGREFNSVTAENEMKIDATEPQRGQFNFTAGDRVYNWAVQNGKQVRGHTLAWHSQQPGWMQSLSGSTLRQAMINHINGVMAHYKGKIAQWDVVNEAFADGSSGARRDSNLQRTGNDWIEVAFRTARAADPAAKLCYNDYNIENWTWAKTQAVYSMVRDFKQRGVPIDCVGFQSHFNNGSPYNSNFRTTLQNFAALGVDVAITELDIQGAPAATYANVTNDCLAVPRCLGITVWGVRDTDSWRSEQTPLLFNGDGSKKPAYSAVLNALNGGSTTPPADSGQIKGVDSGRCLDVPGTSTTDGTQLHLWDCHNGTNQQWTYTDAGELRVYGNKCLDAAGTGNGSKVQIYSCWGGDNQKWRLNSDGSIVGVQSGLCLDAVAGGTANGTLIQLYTCSNDSNQRWTRT
- a CDS encoding NAD(P)-binding protein, yielding MPSDYVNVTVGVRTTYVRGMATESPSVLDDLARLRPLVTRPLVASHAFRTASAIGEALAAGADLVGMARALIADPDLPRKVLTGRAAEVRPCVACNEDCRTFDPVLLCVVNPDLAPPGEPRRPAAPLVRAWDQERVTGQRVAVVGAGPAGLECALSLARAGVADVVLFEAADRLGGQLATAALAPHRTGWAALLGFYERGLSAAGVDVRLGRTAGPGAELEGFDAVVLATGAVETSPLLETGAMASSVALARGVPSLAGAAQVLVADDGFGWWPGCDVVELAVAAGVPRITFVTPGTAFAGAIPPESRVQLLERLSGTCELEILPLCTATGIGPEGVTVAHRISGGTTTVPADGVVVVGERRPRSALDCAAPLVLTVGDAVVPRLVAHAIAVGREAAVRIATGNCRAARAA